The following are encoded together in the Pseudomonas maumuensis genome:
- the mexE gene encoding multidrug efflux RND transporter periplasmic adaptor subunit MexE, with amino-acid sequence MDHSLKPLRFPLAALAVVVLSACGRTPDAVQAPAAPKVSVAKVIEQPINEWDEFTGRLEAPETVEVRPRVSGQVDLVAFTEGAQVKKGDLLFQIDPRPFQAEVRRLEAQLQQAKATAIRSANEARRGERLRDSNAISAELAESRTSAAAEARAGVDAIQAQLDLARLNLSFTRVTAPISGRVSRAQFTAGNIVTADVTPLTSVVSTDKVYAYFDADERVYLKYSQLARDGQRGQSTPVYLGLTNETGNPHLGQMNFVDNQVNPRTGTIRGRAVFDNRDGQFTPGLYARLKLVGSAQYDAVLINDEAVGTDLGKKFVLVMDKDNKAAYRAVELGPKLEGLRIVRSGLGKDDRIVVKGLQRVRPGSQVSPQETPMASEQTLAALAQQRQALEASNPAPKVAGANVKVASAQAPRG; translated from the coding sequence ATGGATCACTCACTCAAACCCTTGCGCTTCCCCCTCGCTGCCCTGGCAGTGGTGGTGCTCAGCGCTTGCGGTCGCACCCCCGACGCCGTGCAGGCTCCCGCCGCGCCAAAAGTCAGCGTCGCCAAGGTGATCGAACAACCGATCAACGAATGGGACGAGTTCACCGGCCGCCTCGAAGCGCCGGAGACCGTCGAGGTACGTCCGCGGGTGTCCGGCCAGGTCGACCTGGTGGCCTTCACCGAAGGCGCCCAGGTGAAGAAAGGCGACCTGCTGTTCCAGATCGACCCGCGCCCGTTCCAGGCCGAAGTGCGCCGCCTCGAAGCCCAGCTGCAACAAGCCAAGGCCACCGCCATCCGCAGTGCCAACGAAGCCCGCCGTGGCGAGCGCCTGCGTGACAGCAACGCCATCTCCGCGGAATTGGCCGAGTCGCGCACCAGCGCCGCCGCCGAAGCCCGCGCCGGGGTCGACGCGATCCAGGCCCAGCTCGACCTGGCCCGCCTGAACCTGAGCTTCACCCGCGTCACCGCGCCGATCAGCGGCCGGGTCAGCCGCGCCCAGTTCACCGCCGGCAACATCGTCACCGCCGATGTCACCCCGCTGACCAGCGTGGTCTCCACCGACAAGGTCTACGCCTACTTCGACGCCGACGAGCGCGTGTACCTCAAGTACAGCCAGCTGGCCCGCGACGGCCAGCGCGGCCAGAGCACCCCGGTGTACCTGGGCCTGACCAACGAGACCGGCAACCCGCACCTGGGTCAGATGAACTTCGTCGACAACCAGGTCAACCCGCGCACCGGCACCATCCGTGGCCGCGCCGTGTTCGACAACCGCGACGGCCAGTTCACACCCGGCCTGTACGCGCGTCTGAAGCTGGTCGGCAGCGCCCAGTACGACGCCGTGCTGATCAACGACGAAGCGGTCGGCACCGACCTGGGCAAGAAGTTCGTGCTGGTCATGGACAAGGACAACAAGGCCGCCTACCGCGCCGTGGAACTGGGGCCCAAGCTCGAAGGCCTGCGTATCGTGCGCAGCGGCCTGGGCAAGGACGACCGCATCGTGGTCAAGGGCCTGCAGCGCGTGCGCCCTGGCTCGCAGGTTTCCCCGCAGGAAACGCCGATGGCCAGCGAGCAGACTCTCGCCGCCCTCGCCCAGCAGCGCCAAGCCCTGGAAGCCAGCAACCCGGCACCGAAGGTTGCCGGCGCCAATGTCAAAGTCGCCAGCGCCCAAGCGCCGCGCGGTTAA
- a CDS encoding LysE family transporter — MLGVTDYGAFVIAFLILLAIPGPGNFALITATGKGGIKGGLAATFGVILGDQVLMWLAVAGVATLLATYPTAFHVVQWAGAAYLAWLGLRMVLSKPGGAPRESRMASGRYLRQTMMITLLNPKAIMFYMAFFPLFIDPVRHQGVVTFAFMALTVAGLTLLYGLIAVFLTHRLAERMRASPRIANLLERLAGACLVGFGIKLAAMR; from the coding sequence ATGCTCGGCGTGACCGACTACGGCGCTTTCGTGATCGCGTTCCTCATCCTCCTGGCGATCCCCGGCCCCGGCAACTTCGCCCTGATCACCGCCACCGGCAAGGGCGGCATCAAGGGTGGGCTGGCCGCCACCTTCGGGGTGATCCTCGGCGACCAGGTGCTGATGTGGCTGGCGGTGGCCGGCGTGGCCACCTTGCTGGCCACCTACCCCACCGCCTTCCACGTGGTGCAGTGGGCCGGCGCCGCCTACCTGGCCTGGCTCGGCCTGCGCATGGTGCTGAGCAAGCCCGGCGGCGCCCCGCGCGAGAGCCGCATGGCCAGCGGCCGCTACCTGCGCCAGACCATGATGATCACCCTGCTCAACCCCAAGGCGATCATGTTCTACATGGCGTTCTTCCCGTTGTTCATCGACCCGGTGCGCCACCAGGGCGTGGTCACCTTCGCCTTCATGGCGTTGACCGTGGCCGGGCTGACCCTGCTCTACGGCCTGATCGCGGTGTTCCTTACCCACCGTCTGGCCGAGCGCATGCGCGCCAGCCCGCGCATCGCCAACCTGCTCGAACGCCTGGCCGGCGCCTGCCTGGTCGGCTTCGGCATCAAGCTGGCGGCGATGCGCTGA
- a CDS encoding efflux transporter outer membrane subunit translates to MKLLKPLTPSLLALALAACAVGPDYQAPLTEPAKLDAGLEAKAYDRSRFESVWWKQFDDPVLNQLVQASLDGNRDLRVAFARLKAARSIREDVSNDQIPVVTSRASSDLGKGQVPGQTERRVNSERYDLGLDMAWELDLFGRIQRQIEASEAQEAAAEADLQQLQVSLIAELVDAYGQLRGAQLREQIAVANLKTQQQSRDITVTLRDTGVGNELDVVRADARLAGVEATVPQLQAEQVRAKNRIATLLGQRPDAMAVDLSPKALPAIAKALPVGDPGELLRRRPDIRSAERQLAAATANVGVATADLFPRVSLSGFLGFTAARGSQIGSSAANAWALGPSITWAAFDLGSVRARLRGAKADAEGALANYEQQVLLALEESSNAFSDYGKRQQRLLALMRQSDASRKAADLASVRYREGTVDYLVLLDAERERLSAEDAQAQGEVELYSGIVAIYKALGGGWQPDVVASSR, encoded by the coding sequence ATGAAGTTGCTCAAACCCCTGACCCCGAGCCTGCTGGCACTGGCCCTGGCGGCCTGCGCGGTGGGCCCGGACTACCAGGCCCCGCTGACCGAACCGGCCAAGCTGGACGCCGGCCTTGAAGCCAAAGCCTATGACCGCAGCCGCTTCGAGAGCGTGTGGTGGAAACAGTTCGACGACCCGGTGCTGAACCAGCTGGTGCAGGCATCGCTGGACGGCAACCGCGACCTGCGCGTGGCCTTCGCCCGCCTGAAAGCGGCGCGGTCGATTCGCGAGGACGTGTCCAACGACCAGATCCCCGTGGTCACCAGCCGCGCCAGCAGCGACCTGGGCAAGGGCCAGGTCCCTGGCCAGACCGAGCGCCGGGTCAACAGCGAACGCTATGACCTGGGCCTGGACATGGCCTGGGAGCTTGACCTGTTCGGCCGCATCCAGCGCCAGATCGAGGCCAGCGAAGCCCAGGAAGCGGCGGCCGAGGCCGACCTGCAGCAACTACAGGTCAGCCTGATTGCCGAGCTGGTCGACGCCTACGGTCAATTGCGCGGCGCGCAACTGCGCGAGCAGATCGCCGTGGCCAACCTGAAGACCCAGCAGCAGTCGCGGGACATCACCGTGACCCTGCGCGACACCGGGGTCGGCAACGAGCTCGACGTGGTCCGCGCCGACGCCCGCCTGGCGGGTGTCGAAGCCACCGTGCCGCAATTGCAGGCCGAACAGGTGCGGGCCAAGAACCGCATCGCCACCCTGCTCGGCCAGCGTCCGGACGCGATGGCCGTGGACTTGTCGCCCAAGGCCCTGCCGGCCATCGCCAAGGCCTTGCCGGTGGGCGACCCCGGCGAGCTGCTGCGCCGCCGCCCGGACATCCGCAGCGCCGAGCGCCAGCTGGCCGCGGCCACGGCCAACGTCGGCGTGGCCACCGCCGACCTGTTCCCGCGGGTCAGCCTCAGTGGTTTCCTCGGTTTCACCGCCGCCCGCGGTTCGCAGATCGGCTCCTCGGCGGCCAACGCCTGGGCGCTGGGCCCGAGCATCACTTGGGCGGCGTTCGACCTGGGCAGCGTGCGCGCCCGCCTGCGCGGCGCCAAGGCCGACGCCGAGGGCGCGCTGGCCAACTACGAGCAGCAGGTGCTGCTGGCTCTGGAAGAGTCCTCCAACGCCTTCAGCGACTACGGCAAGCGCCAGCAGCGCCTGCTGGCGCTGATGCGCCAGAGCGACGCCAGCCGCAAGGCGGCGGACCTGGCCTCGGTGCGCTACCGCGAAGGCACGGTGGATTACCTGGTGCTGCTCGACGCCGAGCGCGAGCGCCTGAGCGCCGAAGACGCCCAGGCCCAGGGCGAGGTCGAGCTGTACAGCGGCATCGTCGCGATCTACAAGGCGCTTGGCGGCGGCTGGCAACCCGATGTGGTGGCCAGCTCGCGCTGA
- a CDS encoding efflux RND transporter permease subunit, translating to MNFSKFFITRPIFAAVLSLVLLIAGSISLFQLPISEYPEVVPPTVVVRANFPGANPKVIGETVAAPLEQAITGVENMLYMSSQSTADGKLTLTITFALGTDLDNAQVQVQNRVTRTQPKLPEEVTRIGITVDKASPDLTMVVHLTSPDNRYDMLYLSNYAILNIKDELARLGGVGDVQLFGMGDYSLRVWLDPNKTASRNLTASDVVAAIREQNRQVAAGQLGAPPAPGSTSFQLSINTQGRLVNEEEFENIIIRAGANGEITRLKDIARVELGSSQYALRSLLNNQPAVAIPIFQRPGSNAIEISDEVRAKMAELKKDFPEGMDYSIVYDPTVFVRGSIEAVVHTLFEALVLVVLVVILFLQTWRASIIPLMAVPVSLIGTFAVMHLFGFSLNALSLFGLVLAIGIVVDDAIVVVENVERNIGLGLKPLEATQKAMSEVTGPIIATALVLCAVFVPAAFISGLTGQFYKQFALTIAISTVISAFNSLTLSPALAAVLLKDHHAPKDRFSRFLEKLLGSWLFAPFNRFFDRASHGYVGGVRRVIRSSGIALFVYAGLMGLTYLGFSSTPTGFVPAQDKQYLVAFAQLPDAASLDRTEAVIKKMSEIALKQPGVADSVAFPGLSINGFTNSPNSGIVFTPLKPFDERKDPSQSAAAIAAALNAQFADIQDAYIAIFPPPPVQGLGTIGGFRLQIEDRGNLGYEALYKETQNIIAKSHNVPELAGLFTSYQVNVPQVDAAIDREKAKTHGVAINDIFDTLQVYLGSLYTNDFNRFGRTYQVNVQAEQQFRLDAEQIGQLKVRNNLGEMIPLATFLKVSDTSGPDRVMHYNGFITAEINGAAAPGYSSGQAEAAIEKLLKEELPNGMTFEWTDLTYQQILSGNTALFVFPLCVLLAFLVLAAQYESWSLPLAVILIVPMTLLSAITGVIISGGDNNIFTQIGLIVLVGLACKNAILIVEFAKDEQAKGLDPLAAVLEACRLRLRPILMTSIAFIMGVVPLVFSSGAGSEMRHAMGVAVFSGMIGVTVFGLFLTPVFFFLIRRFVERRQARKAEHSVALENHA from the coding sequence ATGAACTTCTCGAAATTCTTCATTACCCGGCCGATCTTCGCCGCGGTGCTGTCGCTGGTGCTGCTGATCGCGGGTTCGATCTCGCTGTTCCAGCTGCCGATCAGCGAATACCCCGAAGTGGTGCCGCCCACCGTGGTGGTGCGCGCCAACTTCCCCGGCGCCAACCCCAAGGTGATCGGCGAGACCGTCGCCGCGCCGCTTGAGCAAGCCATCACCGGTGTCGAGAACATGCTGTACATGTCCTCGCAGTCCACCGCCGACGGCAAGCTGACCCTGACCATCACCTTCGCCCTGGGCACCGACCTGGACAACGCCCAGGTGCAGGTGCAGAACCGCGTCACCCGCACCCAGCCCAAGCTGCCGGAAGAAGTGACCCGTATCGGTATCACCGTCGATAAGGCCTCGCCCGACCTGACCATGGTCGTGCACCTGACCTCGCCGGACAACCGCTACGACATGCTCTACCTGTCCAACTACGCCATCCTCAACATCAAGGATGAGCTGGCGCGCCTGGGCGGCGTGGGCGACGTGCAGCTGTTCGGCATGGGCGACTATTCGCTGCGCGTGTGGCTCGATCCGAACAAGACCGCCTCGCGCAACCTGACCGCCAGCGACGTGGTGGCCGCGATCCGCGAGCAGAACCGCCAGGTTGCCGCCGGCCAACTGGGCGCCCCGCCTGCCCCCGGCTCGACCAGCTTCCAGCTGTCGATCAACACCCAGGGCCGCTTGGTCAACGAGGAAGAGTTCGAGAACATCATCATCCGTGCCGGCGCCAACGGCGAGATCACCCGTCTGAAGGACATCGCCCGGGTCGAACTCGGCTCCAGCCAGTACGCCCTGCGCTCGCTGCTGAACAACCAGCCGGCGGTGGCCATCCCGATCTTCCAGCGCCCAGGCTCCAACGCCATCGAGATCTCCGACGAAGTGCGGGCGAAGATGGCCGAGCTGAAGAAGGACTTCCCCGAAGGCATGGACTACAGCATCGTCTATGACCCGACGGTGTTCGTCCGTGGCTCCATCGAGGCGGTGGTACATACCCTGTTCGAAGCACTGGTCCTGGTGGTGCTGGTCGTCATCCTGTTCCTGCAGACCTGGCGCGCCTCGATCATCCCATTGATGGCCGTGCCGGTGTCGCTGATCGGTACCTTTGCGGTCATGCACCTGTTCGGCTTCTCGCTCAACGCACTATCGCTGTTCGGCCTGGTGCTGGCCATCGGTATCGTGGTGGACGACGCCATCGTCGTGGTGGAGAACGTCGAACGCAATATCGGCCTGGGCCTGAAACCGCTCGAGGCCACGCAAAAGGCCATGAGCGAAGTGACCGGGCCGATCATCGCCACGGCGCTGGTGCTGTGCGCCGTGTTCGTGCCGGCGGCGTTCATCTCGGGCCTTACCGGGCAGTTCTACAAACAGTTCGCCCTGACCATCGCCATCTCCACCGTGATCTCGGCGTTCAACTCGCTGACCCTGTCGCCGGCCCTGGCCGCCGTACTGCTCAAGGACCACCACGCGCCCAAGGACCGCTTCTCGCGGTTCCTGGAAAAACTGCTGGGCAGCTGGCTGTTCGCCCCGTTCAACCGCTTCTTCGACCGCGCCAGCCATGGCTACGTCGGTGGCGTGCGCCGGGTCATCCGTTCCAGCGGTATCGCCCTGTTCGTGTATGCCGGCCTGATGGGCCTGACCTACCTGGGCTTCTCGTCCACCCCGACCGGCTTCGTGCCGGCCCAGGACAAGCAGTACCTGGTGGCCTTCGCCCAGTTGCCTGACGCCGCCAGCCTCGACCGTACCGAGGCGGTGATCAAGAAGATGAGCGAGATCGCCCTCAAGCAACCGGGCGTGGCCGATTCGGTGGCCTTCCCGGGCCTGTCGATCAACGGTTTCACCAACAGCCCGAACAGCGGCATCGTGTTCACCCCGCTCAAGCCGTTCGACGAGCGCAAGGACCCGAGCCAGTCGGCGGCAGCCATCGCGGCCGCGCTGAACGCCCAGTTCGCCGATATCCAGGACGCCTACATCGCGATCTTCCCGCCTCCGCCGGTACAAGGCCTGGGCACCATCGGCGGCTTCCGCCTGCAGATCGAGGACCGCGGTAACCTGGGCTACGAAGCGCTGTACAAGGAAACCCAGAACATCATCGCCAAGAGCCACAACGTGCCGGAACTGGCGGGTCTGTTCACCAGCTACCAGGTCAACGTGCCGCAGGTCGATGCCGCCATCGACCGGGAAAAGGCCAAGACCCATGGCGTGGCGATCAACGACATCTTCGACACTCTGCAGGTCTACCTGGGCTCGCTGTACACCAACGACTTCAACCGCTTTGGCCGTACCTACCAGGTCAACGTCCAGGCCGAGCAGCAGTTCCGCCTCGACGCCGAACAGATCGGCCAGCTGAAGGTGCGCAACAACCTGGGCGAGATGATCCCGCTGGCGACCTTCCTCAAGGTCAGCGACACCTCGGGGCCTGACCGCGTGATGCACTACAACGGCTTCATCACCGCCGAGATCAACGGTGCCGCAGCCCCCGGCTACAGCTCCGGCCAGGCCGAGGCTGCGATCGAGAAGCTGCTCAAAGAAGAGCTGCCCAACGGCATGACCTTCGAATGGACCGACCTGACCTACCAGCAGATCCTCTCGGGCAACACTGCTCTGTTCGTGTTCCCGCTGTGCGTGCTGCTGGCCTTCCTGGTGCTGGCCGCCCAGTACGAAAGCTGGAGCCTGCCGCTGGCGGTGATCCTGATCGTGCCGATGACCCTGCTGTCGGCCATCACTGGGGTGATCATCTCCGGTGGCGACAACAACATCTTCACCCAGATCGGCCTGATCGTACTGGTGGGCCTGGCGTGCAAGAACGCGATCCTGATCGTCGAGTTCGCCAAGGATGAACAGGCCAAGGGCCTCGACCCGCTGGCTGCGGTACTGGAAGCCTGCCGTCTGCGTCTGCGGCCGATCCTGATGACCTCGATCGCCTTCATCATGGGTGTGGTGCCGTTGGTGTTCAGCTCCGGTGCCGGCTCGGAAATGCGTCACGCCATGGGTGTGGCGGTGTTCTCGGGGATGATCGGGGTGACCGTGTTCGGCCTGTTCCTGACCCCGGTGTTCTTCTTCCTGATCCGCCGTTTCGTCGAGCGTCGCCAGGCCCGCAAGGCCGAGCATAGCGTCGCGCTGGAGAACCACGCATGA